From Streptomyces sp. NBC_00775, one genomic window encodes:
- a CDS encoding MFS transporter: MSVTRTGEPGAPEGADPRRWWGLVIIALAQLMVVLDATIVNIALPSAQRDLGMSDGNRQWVITAYTLAFGGLLLLGGRIADLVGRKRTFIFGLIGFAAASALGGAATSPGMLFGARALQGAFAAVLAPSALSLLTTTFTDPKERGKAFGVYGALAGSGSAIGFIAGGLLTEYLNWRWCLYVNIPIAIIAVFGASALLRAHPGHKDVRLDVPGAALGCGGLVAIVYGFSEAEPRGWTDPLVLALLGVGVVLLTIFVWWQNRAPSPLLPLHIVKDRNRAGCFLTMALAVMGMFGMFLFLTYYLQVVLGYSPVKTGMAYLPLTAAIITGSTQISARLMSRVAPRMLMVPGMVLAASGMLVFTQLTAHSAYASHILPGMVLMGLGMGLTFMPVFATATAGVAPQDAGVTSATVNTSQQVGGSIGTSLLNTIATTSSAAYIAAHLHDPAQQALITKEGIVHGYTVAIWWAVGIMLLAGLVAGLMVTAKPPKRAPAGTPVPEPVI, translated from the coding sequence GTGAGCGTCACCCGAACAGGTGAACCCGGGGCTCCCGAAGGCGCCGACCCCCGCCGCTGGTGGGGTCTGGTGATCATCGCCCTCGCGCAGCTGATGGTCGTCCTGGACGCGACCATCGTGAACATCGCGCTCCCTTCCGCACAGCGCGATCTGGGCATGTCGGACGGCAACCGCCAGTGGGTGATCACGGCATACACGCTGGCCTTCGGCGGCCTCCTGCTGCTCGGCGGCCGGATCGCGGACCTGGTCGGCCGCAAGCGCACCTTCATCTTCGGTCTGATCGGCTTCGCCGCCGCTTCCGCGCTGGGCGGCGCGGCCACCAGCCCCGGCATGCTCTTCGGCGCCCGCGCGCTCCAGGGCGCGTTCGCCGCCGTACTGGCCCCCTCCGCGCTCAGCCTGCTGACCACCACGTTCACCGACCCGAAGGAGCGCGGAAAGGCCTTCGGCGTCTACGGCGCGCTGGCGGGCAGCGGTTCGGCCATCGGCTTCATCGCGGGCGGGCTGCTGACGGAGTACCTGAACTGGCGCTGGTGTCTGTACGTCAACATCCCCATCGCGATCATCGCGGTCTTCGGCGCGTCGGCACTGCTGCGCGCCCACCCGGGCCACAAGGATGTCCGGCTCGACGTACCCGGCGCGGCGCTGGGCTGCGGCGGACTCGTCGCGATCGTCTACGGGTTCAGCGAGGCCGAGCCGCGCGGCTGGACGGACCCGCTGGTCCTGGCCCTGCTCGGTGTGGGCGTCGTGCTGCTCACGATCTTCGTGTGGTGGCAGAACAGGGCCCCGAGCCCCCTCCTCCCCCTGCACATCGTCAAGGACCGCAACCGCGCGGGCTGCTTCCTGACGATGGCCCTCGCCGTCATGGGCATGTTCGGGATGTTCCTCTTCCTGACCTACTACCTCCAGGTCGTCCTCGGCTACTCGCCCGTGAAGACGGGCATGGCCTACCTGCCCCTGACGGCCGCGATCATCACCGGCTCGACGCAGATCTCGGCCCGGCTGATGAGCCGCGTGGCGCCCCGCATGCTGATGGTCCCCGGCATGGTCCTCGCGGCCTCCGGAATGCTGGTCTTCACCCAGCTCACGGCCCACTCCGCGTACGCGAGCCACATCCTGCCCGGCATGGTCCTGATGGGCCTCGGTATGGGCCTGACCTTCATGCCGGTCTTCGCCACCGCCACCGCCGGAGTCGCTCCGCAGGACGCCGGCGTCACCTCCGCGACCGTCAACACCTCGCAGCAGGTGGGAGGTTCGATCGGCACGTCCCTCCTGAACACCATCGCCACCACCAGCAGCGCGGCGTACATCGCCGCCCACCTCCACGACCCCGCCCAGCAGGCCCTGATCACGAAGGAGGGCATCGTCCACGGCTACACCGTCGCCATCTGGTGGGCCGTCGGCATCATGCTCCTGGCCGGCCTGGTCGCGGGCCTGATGGTCACGGCG
- a CDS encoding zinc-binding dehydrogenase, producing MQAIRLHAFGPAENLTHEKTEDPEPGPGQVRIAVAAAGVHLLDAALREGMQGPAPAPTSLPTIPGREVAGTVESLGEGVAALWLGKRVVAHLGFAPGGYAELAVTDVDRLHEIPENLDFAQAVAMIGTGRTAMGIVQFAELGPGSVAVVLAAAGGIGTLLVQYARHAGATVIGLAGGPEKVALVRENGADLAVDYKDTTWPEQVRAHLGPRTATVVFDGVGGDVARAAVGLLGPGGRHLVFGWSGKGIQGGEPLIVEGVTEQVLGPVMLRKAGGPSPVRTLELRALAEAAAGRLTPAVTRFPLTEAAAAHRALETRGTIGKVVLEP from the coding sequence ATGCAAGCGATCCGCCTGCACGCCTTCGGCCCGGCCGAGAACCTCACGCACGAGAAGACCGAGGATCCCGAGCCGGGCCCCGGCCAGGTCCGTATCGCCGTGGCCGCGGCGGGCGTCCACCTCCTGGACGCGGCCCTGCGCGAAGGCATGCAGGGCCCGGCCCCCGCACCCACTTCGCTGCCGACGATCCCCGGCCGCGAGGTCGCCGGAACCGTCGAGTCCCTCGGCGAGGGCGTCGCCGCGCTCTGGCTCGGCAAACGCGTCGTCGCCCACCTCGGCTTCGCGCCCGGGGGCTACGCCGAACTGGCCGTCACCGATGTCGACCGCCTCCACGAGATCCCCGAGAACCTGGACTTCGCCCAGGCCGTCGCCATGATCGGAACAGGCCGTACGGCCATGGGGATCGTGCAGTTCGCCGAGCTCGGCCCCGGTTCCGTGGCCGTCGTCCTCGCCGCCGCGGGTGGCATCGGCACCCTGCTCGTGCAGTACGCGCGGCACGCGGGCGCCACCGTGATCGGCCTCGCCGGCGGCCCGGAGAAGGTGGCCCTGGTGCGCGAGAACGGCGCGGACCTGGCCGTCGACTACAAGGACACCACCTGGCCGGAACAGGTCCGCGCCCACCTCGGCCCACGCACGGCCACGGTCGTCTTCGACGGCGTCGGCGGCGATGTCGCCCGCGCGGCCGTCGGCCTCCTGGGCCCCGGCGGCCGACACCTCGTCTTCGGTTGGTCCGGCAAGGGCATCCAGGGCGGAGAGCCGCTGATCGTCGAGGGCGTCACCGAACAGGTGCTCGGCCCCGTGATGCTGCGGAAGGCGGGCGGCCCCAGTCCCGTACGCACCCTGGAACTGCGCGCCCTCGCCGAAGCGGCCGCCGGCCGCCTCACCCCGGCCGTGACCCGCTTCCCGCTCACCGAGGCCGCCGCCGCCCACCGGGCGCTGGAAACCCGAGGCACGATCGGAAAGGTGGTGCTGGAGCCATGA
- a CDS encoding NAD(P)-binding protein, producing the protein MHHLTVIGGGFAGLTAAITAAEAGAKVTVYEAHHTLGGRARTAEGPYKTNEGPHALYSGGPHWTWLKQRDLIGPLAPVPPLEAARLRLHHKGTLRRTPPFSMLKLLRRTSQQAPVDADFLTWATEQAGEEGARAAAHYSAVALFHHDPGSLSAAFVQERLRRATRLPPEAHYPRGGWASVIDRMAARAWNLGVRMETLARIDALPVDRGPVIVATSLASARRLLRDDSLTWTSGRTALIDLAVRTRRGDAFAVSDLDAPGWIERFTAQDRTLAPAGEQLIQGQIPIAPHESRAAGAVRAERLLDLAFEGWRERVTWRREAVAGGRTGAVDLPGTSWRDRPSIDRGDGVYLAGDQVAAPGVLSEVSFNSALEAVALAFRIRERLDLKHA; encoded by the coding sequence ATGCACCACCTCACCGTCATCGGCGGCGGCTTCGCCGGCCTCACCGCAGCGATCACCGCCGCCGAAGCCGGTGCCAAGGTCACCGTGTACGAAGCCCACCACACCCTCGGCGGGCGGGCGCGGACCGCCGAAGGCCCGTACAAGACCAACGAAGGCCCCCACGCCCTCTACAGCGGCGGCCCGCACTGGACCTGGCTCAAGCAGCGGGACCTGATCGGACCGCTCGCCCCGGTCCCGCCCCTGGAAGCCGCCCGGCTGCGGCTGCACCACAAGGGCACCCTGCGCCGCACCCCGCCCTTCTCCATGCTCAAGCTGCTGCGCCGGACCTCCCAACAGGCCCCCGTGGACGCCGACTTCCTGACCTGGGCCACCGAACAGGCGGGAGAGGAAGGCGCCCGGGCCGCCGCGCACTACTCCGCCGTCGCCCTCTTCCACCACGACCCCGGTTCCCTCTCCGCGGCGTTCGTGCAGGAACGGCTGCGCCGCGCCACGAGGCTGCCCCCGGAGGCCCACTACCCGAGGGGCGGCTGGGCGAGTGTCATCGACCGGATGGCCGCCCGGGCATGGAATCTCGGCGTGCGCATGGAGACCCTGGCCCGGATCGACGCCCTCCCCGTCGACCGGGGTCCCGTCATCGTCGCCACCTCCCTCGCCTCCGCCCGCCGCCTCCTCAGGGACGACTCGCTGACCTGGACCAGCGGCCGCACCGCCCTCATCGACCTGGCGGTCCGCACCCGCCGCGGCGACGCGTTCGCCGTCTCCGACCTGGACGCGCCCGGCTGGATCGAGAGGTTCACCGCGCAGGACCGCACCCTCGCCCCGGCCGGGGAACAGCTCATCCAGGGCCAGATCCCGATCGCCCCGCACGAGTCCCGAGCCGCCGGCGCCGTCCGCGCCGAGCGCCTCCTCGACCTCGCCTTCGAGGGCTGGCGCGAGCGCGTCACCTGGCGGCGCGAGGCGGTCGCGGGCGGCCGTACGGGCGCGGTCGATCTGCCCGGCACCAGCTGGCGCGACCGGCCCTCCATCGACCGCGGCGACGGCGTCTATCTGGCGGGCGACCAGGTCGCCGCGCCCGGCGTGCTCTCGGAGGTCTCCTTCAACAGCGCGCTGGAAGCGGTCGCCCTGGCCTTCAGGATCCGCGAACGCCTTGACCTCAAGCATGCTTGA
- a CDS encoding pentapeptide repeat-containing protein: protein MVRRAGGGGGGGAGGVGGAGVKAARRPEVRLPALESYDGFGLEPDGDYDGLEFREVDFVGQDGGGARFMDCALTGCALDETRLHHARVLDSVLTGIRGVGTDLAESTLRDVELVDARLGGVQLHGSVLERVLVRGGKIDYLNLRKARLKDVVFEGCVLVEPDFGGARLERVEFVDCVLKGADFTSATLTDVDLRGAAELDVARGVDRLAGAVISAGQLLDLAPVLAASMGIRVEGGGGEG from the coding sequence ATGGTGAGGCGAGCGGGCGGTGGCGGCGGCGGTGGGGCCGGTGGGGTCGGCGGGGCTGGGGTGAAGGCGGCGCGGCGGCCGGAGGTGCGGCTGCCGGCGCTGGAGTCGTACGACGGGTTCGGGCTGGAGCCGGACGGGGATTACGACGGGCTGGAGTTCCGGGAGGTGGACTTCGTCGGGCAGGACGGCGGGGGCGCCCGCTTCATGGACTGCGCGCTGACGGGGTGCGCGCTGGACGAGACGCGGCTGCACCATGCGCGCGTCCTGGACTCGGTCCTGACGGGCATACGGGGTGTGGGCACCGATCTCGCCGAGTCGACGCTGCGTGATGTCGAGCTGGTGGACGCCCGGCTGGGCGGGGTGCAGTTGCACGGCTCCGTGCTGGAGCGTGTCCTGGTCCGCGGCGGCAAGATCGACTATCTGAACCTGCGCAAGGCCCGGCTCAAGGACGTCGTCTTCGAGGGGTGTGTCCTTGTCGAGCCGGACTTCGGGGGTGCCCGCCTGGAGCGTGTCGAGTTCGTGGACTGCGTCCTCAAGGGGGCGGACTTCACGTCGGCGACGCTTACGGACGTGGATCTGCGCGGGGCGGCGGAGCTGGACGTCGCGCGGGGGGTGGACCGGCTGGCGGGGGCGGTGATCAGTGCGGGGCAACTGCTGGATCTGGCGCCGGTGTTGGCCGCGTCTATGGGGATTCGGGTGGAGGGTGGTGGCGGAGAGGGCTGA
- a CDS encoding M1 family metallopeptidase yields MGVPRSSATVPFALALAVVLTACGGGGVHGKPGASGVRDPYFPKMGNGGYDVSHYGLTLSYDPRRKHLDGTAEITARATQNLSAFHLDLKGLDVESVTVEGKAARWNRDGQELTVRPHDDLDKGETFRATVRYSGPPETITDPDTSEEGWLRTADGAVGLGEPTGSMAWFPGNHHPSDKASYDIRITVPEGLKAVSNGELMSETTAKGRRTFDWHAAEPMASYVATLAIGKYDITRSTTKNGLPVYVAVDPTQVKASKKVLAQIPEIMDWEEYNFGPYPFSSTGAIVDRGDDAGYALESQTRPFFPGAPDTETLVHELAHQWYGDSVTPESWRDMWLNEGFATYAEWLWQEDHDGDTADEIFNSLYKGDYYDDPADNEAVWAFPPAKPSSAAHISDSPVYERGAMVLHKIRQAVGDDTFYDIIQGWAATHRHGNADTDDFTAYVEKKAPDKDFAEIWKDWLYGEGKPDHP; encoded by the coding sequence ATGGGTGTGCCCCGATCTTCCGCCACCGTCCCCTTTGCCCTGGCGCTCGCCGTCGTCCTGACCGCGTGCGGTGGAGGGGGCGTGCACGGGAAACCCGGCGCGTCCGGTGTCCGTGATCCGTACTTTCCGAAGATGGGCAACGGGGGGTACGACGTCAGTCACTACGGGCTGACACTGTCGTACGACCCGCGCCGCAAGCATCTCGACGGTACGGCTGAGATCACGGCTCGGGCCACGCAGAACCTCAGTGCTTTCCACCTCGATCTCAAGGGGCTGGACGTCGAGAGCGTCACCGTCGAGGGCAAGGCGGCCCGGTGGAACCGGGACGGCCAGGAGCTGACCGTGCGCCCGCACGACGACCTCGACAAGGGGGAGACGTTCCGGGCGACGGTCCGGTACTCGGGCCCGCCCGAGACGATCACCGACCCGGACACCTCGGAGGAGGGCTGGCTGCGCACGGCCGACGGCGCGGTGGGGCTGGGGGAGCCGACGGGTTCGATGGCGTGGTTCCCCGGCAACCACCACCCCTCAGACAAGGCGTCGTACGACATCAGGATCACCGTTCCGGAGGGGCTCAAGGCCGTTTCCAATGGTGAGTTGATGAGTGAGACGACCGCCAAGGGGCGTCGGACTTTTGACTGGCACGCCGCCGAACCGATGGCGAGCTATGTCGCGACGCTTGCGATCGGCAAGTACGACATCACCCGCTCGACTACGAAGAACGGGCTGCCGGTGTACGTCGCCGTGGACCCGACGCAGGTGAAGGCCAGCAAGAAGGTGCTCGCCCAGATCCCCGAGATCATGGACTGGGAGGAGTACAACTTCGGCCCGTACCCCTTCTCCTCGACCGGCGCGATCGTGGACCGCGGCGACGACGCGGGCTATGCCCTGGAGAGCCAGACCCGGCCCTTCTTCCCCGGCGCCCCCGACACCGAGACCCTCGTCCACGAACTGGCCCACCAGTGGTACGGCGACTCGGTGACGCCCGAGTCCTGGCGGGACATGTGGCTCAACGAGGGCTTCGCCACGTACGCGGAGTGGCTGTGGCAGGAGGACCACGACGGCGACACGGCCGACGAGATCTTCAACTCCCTCTACAAGGGCGACTATTACGACGACCCCGCCGACAATGAGGCCGTTTGGGCCTTTCCCCCGGCGAAGCCCTCCAGCGCGGCGCACATCTCCGACAGCCCGGTCTACGAGCGCGGTGCGATGGTCCTCCACAAGATCCGCCAGGCCGTCGGCGACGACACGTTCTACGACATCATCCAGGGCTGGGCCGCCACCCACCGCCACGGCAACGCGGACACCGACGACTTCACGGCGTACGTCGAGAAGAAGGCGCCCGACAAGGACTTCGCGGAGATCTGGAAGGACTGGCTGTACGGGGAGGGGAAGCCGGACCACCCGTGA
- a CDS encoding M4 family metallopeptidase: MVVLAVQNGSATAAPEHTSGATALPLSASARVAAIKSAQADAVSTAGELGLGAQEKLVVRDVVKDANGTVHTRYERTYAGLPVLGGDLVTHVTKSGHLKGVDKAAKARISVASTAAAVSASAAKKSALSAASSEKSAAKTTSTTTRKIVWAVPAKPVLAYESVVKGVQKDGTPSELHVITDAATGKKLYGYEAIDTGTGTSEYSGTVTVGSTASTSGGYDLTDGGRGGHKTYDLNGGTTGTGTLFHDADDSWGDGTPANRQTAAVDAAYGAAVTWDFYKSAFNRNGIAGDGKAAYSRVHYGSAYVNAFWSDSCFCMTYGDGISNTHPLTSLDVAGHEMSHGLTAATAGLKYTRESGGLNEATSDIFGTSVEFYANNSSDVGDYLIGEKIDINGDGTPLRYMDKPSKDGGSADYWSRTVGRLDVHYSSGVANHFFYLLSEGSGAKTINGVSYNSPTYNGSTVTGIGRAKADQIWYKALTTYFTSSTDYAGARVATLKAASDLYGASSAEYQAVASAWTAVNVN, translated from the coding sequence ATGGTCGTGCTCGCCGTGCAGAACGGGTCGGCCACCGCCGCCCCGGAGCACACCAGCGGGGCGACCGCCCTGCCGCTGAGCGCGTCGGCCCGCGTGGCGGCCATCAAGTCGGCCCAGGCCGACGCCGTTTCGACCGCCGGGGAGCTCGGGCTCGGCGCCCAGGAGAAGCTCGTCGTCCGGGATGTCGTCAAGGACGCGAACGGCACCGTCCACACCCGCTACGAGCGGACGTACGCCGGACTGCCCGTCCTCGGCGGCGACCTGGTCACGCATGTGACGAAGAGCGGCCACCTCAAAGGCGTGGACAAGGCGGCCAAGGCCCGGATATCCGTCGCGTCCACCGCGGCCGCCGTATCCGCGTCCGCCGCGAAGAAGTCCGCCCTGAGCGCGGCAAGTTCCGAGAAGTCCGCCGCGAAGACCACCTCCACCACCACCCGCAAGATCGTCTGGGCCGTCCCGGCCAAGCCGGTCCTCGCGTACGAGTCCGTCGTCAAGGGCGTACAGAAGGACGGCACCCCGAGCGAGCTGCACGTCATCACCGACGCCGCCACCGGCAAGAAGCTGTACGGCTACGAGGCCATCGACACCGGCACGGGCACCAGCGAGTACAGCGGCACCGTCACCGTCGGCAGCACCGCCTCCACCTCCGGCGGCTACGACCTGACCGACGGAGGCCGCGGCGGCCACAAGACGTACGACCTCAACGGCGGTACGACCGGCACGGGCACCCTCTTCCACGACGCGGACGACAGCTGGGGCGACGGCACCCCCGCCAACCGCCAGACCGCGGCCGTCGACGCCGCCTACGGCGCCGCCGTGACCTGGGACTTCTACAAGTCCGCGTTCAACCGCAACGGCATCGCCGGCGACGGCAAGGCCGCCTACTCCCGCGTCCACTACGGCAGCGCGTACGTCAACGCCTTCTGGTCCGACAGCTGCTTCTGCATGACGTACGGCGACGGCATCAGCAACACCCACCCGCTGACCTCGCTCGACGTCGCCGGGCACGAGATGAGCCACGGCCTGACCGCCGCCACCGCCGGGCTGAAGTACACCCGCGAGTCCGGCGGTCTCAACGAGGCGACCTCCGATATCTTCGGCACCTCGGTCGAGTTCTACGCGAACAACTCCTCCGACGTGGGCGACTACCTCATCGGCGAGAAGATCGACATCAACGGCGACGGCACCCCGCTGCGCTACATGGACAAGCCCAGCAAGGACGGCGGCTCCGCCGACTACTGGTCCCGCACGGTCGGCCGCCTCGATGTGCACTACTCCTCGGGCGTCGCCAACCACTTCTTCTACCTGCTGAGCGAGGGCAGCGGCGCGAAGACCATCAACGGCGTCAGCTACAACTCGCCCACGTACAACGGCTCCACGGTCACCGGCATCGGCCGCGCCAAGGCCGACCAGATCTGGTACAAGGCCCTGACCACGTACTTCACGTCCTCCACGGACTACGCGGGCGCCCGCGTCGCCACCCTCAAGGCGGCGAGCGACCTGTACGGCGCGAGCAGCGCCGAGTACCAGGCCGTCGCCTCGGCCTGGACCGCGGTCAACGTGAACTAG
- a CDS encoding HAD-IA family hydrolase, which produces MADASASHRPGWLLCDFAGVLGLHQPEELRQRMAAVAHAEFGPFWEAYWAERQAYDAGDLSRGDYWKRVGARIDADWPEALIVTLDELDVESWLFPNQETLRVVAEMRAAGTRLAVLSNAPLSLGAALRALAWLEPFDQVICSSEIRAAKPDPAAYLTALEILGATADEVVFVDDRQVNVEGAAVLGIRSVLFSDAARLRRDLLG; this is translated from the coding sequence ATGGCGGACGCTTCGGCTTCGCACCGACCCGGCTGGCTGCTCTGCGACTTCGCCGGTGTGCTCGGCCTGCATCAGCCGGAGGAACTGCGGCAGCGGATGGCCGCGGTCGCGCACGCCGAGTTCGGGCCCTTCTGGGAGGCCTACTGGGCCGAACGCCAGGCGTACGACGCCGGCGACCTCTCCCGCGGGGACTACTGGAAGCGGGTCGGGGCCCGGATCGACGCCGACTGGCCCGAGGCCCTGATCGTTACCCTGGACGAACTCGACGTCGAGAGCTGGCTGTTCCCCAACCAGGAGACGCTGCGGGTGGTCGCGGAGATGAGGGCGGCGGGCACGCGGCTGGCCGTGCTGTCCAACGCCCCCCTCTCCCTGGGCGCCGCCCTGCGCGCGCTGGCCTGGCTGGAGCCGTTCGACCAGGTGATCTGCAGCAGCGAGATCCGTGCCGCGAAGCCCGATCCGGCCGCCTATCTGACGGCGCTGGAGATCCTGGGGGCCACCGCGGACGAGGTCGTCTTCGTGGACGACCGCCAGGTCAATGTCGAGGGCGCAGCGGTCCTCGGAATCCGGTCCGTGCTCTTCTCCGACGCGGCCCGGCTCCGCCGCGATCTGCTCGGCTGA
- a CDS encoding pentapeptide repeat-containing protein encodes MRHVLSLPVTRYALVIAVIIGVCLFLLGPAAWQIAGDTVRDLPARERPRAIDDVRRTLLVAVGGAAGLTGLAYSVRTYYLSRRGQVTDRFARATTALSSGSLVERLGGIFALEHVMRESPRDHETVVQILAAFVRSESPVRPGRPPSPVREDVAAAMTVLARRPLRDEKNPMDLRRADLTGLELLSDQDGHGPRLSQADLCGARLTDARMPGADLRGVWLGGADLTRADLQGVDLSEAWLSDATLRETKLQKARLAAAKLDEATLYDTHFTGAVLTGCRMDHATQHGAWFSGAELTGAWLQDVNLYNSQGLTTDQLLSAACLERTALPQGLRRDPRLLAGSPAWQSASYQHLPDHPFPWPVSRADRGGAGPRRRRARTGFRGPLRPRH; translated from the coding sequence TTGAGGCACGTCCTCTCGCTCCCCGTCACGCGGTACGCGCTCGTGATCGCCGTGATCATCGGCGTATGTCTGTTTCTGCTGGGCCCGGCCGCCTGGCAGATCGCGGGCGACACAGTGCGCGACCTGCCGGCGCGGGAGCGGCCACGGGCCATCGACGACGTGCGCCGCACGCTGCTCGTCGCCGTGGGAGGCGCCGCCGGACTGACCGGGCTGGCCTACTCGGTCCGTACGTACTACCTGTCCCGCCGCGGTCAGGTGACCGACCGCTTCGCCAGGGCCACGACCGCGCTGTCCTCCGGGAGTCTCGTGGAGCGGCTGGGCGGGATCTTCGCACTGGAACATGTGATGCGGGAGTCACCGCGTGACCACGAGACCGTCGTCCAGATCCTGGCGGCGTTCGTCCGCAGCGAGTCCCCCGTCCGCCCCGGCAGGCCTCCTTCGCCGGTACGAGAGGACGTCGCCGCCGCCATGACCGTGCTGGCCCGCAGGCCCTTGCGGGACGAGAAGAACCCCATGGACCTGCGCCGCGCCGATCTCACCGGACTGGAGCTGCTGTCCGACCAGGACGGGCACGGTCCCCGGCTCTCACAGGCCGACCTGTGCGGCGCCCGGCTGACCGACGCGCGGATGCCCGGCGCCGACCTCAGGGGTGTCTGGCTGGGCGGCGCCGATCTCACCCGGGCCGATCTCCAGGGCGTGGATCTGTCCGAGGCCTGGCTGAGTGACGCGACCCTGCGGGAAACGAAGCTGCAGAAGGCGCGTCTTGCCGCGGCCAAGCTCGACGAGGCCACGCTGTACGACACCCACTTCACCGGGGCCGTACTGACCGGCTGCCGGATGGACCACGCGACACAGCACGGAGCCTGGTTCTCCGGCGCGGAACTGACCGGGGCCTGGCTCCAGGACGTCAACCTGTACAACAGCCAGGGGCTGACGACGGACCAGCTCCTGTCGGCGGCCTGTCTGGAACGTACGGCGCTTCCGCAAGGACTGCGGCGCGACCCCCGGCTGCTGGCCGGCTCCCCGGCCTGGCAGAGCGCGTCGTACCAGCATCTGCCCGACCATCCGTTTCCCTGGCCGGTCAGCCGAGCAGATCGCGGCGGAGCCGGGCCGCGTCGGAGAAGAGCACGGACCGGATTCCGAGGACCGCTGCGCCCTCGACATTGA
- a CDS encoding SgcJ/EcaC family oxidoreductase yields MTAVTTSDTRMIHALWENMALGWAAGDATRFASNFSPDCDFTTVRGDKPPGRAGIAAGHDRLFRTQYASTRLEARVVAVRHLRPDLATVEAESTILTADGAPLATTHALAVVERTAPDGWQIVAFHNMIPATPKEPAAVQESPVQETPVPEPTDARSARPKLRHLAIVARDPEKLADFYTSVFAMELFHRDPDGSCFLSDGHLSLALIKHQLDGDTPVGMNHFGFHIADTAATSEALTEAGTPEPAERFTNRPFAEYRAMDPEGNWFDLSEHGFGGPRPTPTADDS; encoded by the coding sequence GTGACCGCCGTGACGACCAGCGACACCCGGATGATCCACGCCCTCTGGGAGAACATGGCCCTCGGCTGGGCGGCGGGCGACGCCACCCGCTTCGCCTCGAACTTCTCCCCGGACTGCGACTTCACGACCGTACGAGGGGACAAGCCGCCCGGCCGGGCAGGCATAGCGGCGGGCCACGACCGTCTCTTCCGTACCCAGTACGCCTCAACACGCCTGGAAGCCCGGGTGGTTGCTGTCCGCCACCTGCGCCCGGACCTGGCGACGGTGGAGGCCGAGTCCACGATCCTCACCGCCGACGGCGCACCCCTGGCCACGACACACGCCCTGGCGGTGGTCGAGCGAACCGCCCCGGACGGCTGGCAGATCGTCGCGTTCCACAACATGATCCCAGCCACCCCGAAGGAGCCGGCCGCCGTGCAGGAATCCCCCGTACAGGAAACTCCCGTACCGGAGCCCACCGACGCCCGGTCGGCCCGCCCGAAACTCCGCCACCTCGCCATCGTCGCCCGCGACCCCGAGAAGCTGGCCGACTTCTACACCTCGGTCTTCGCCATGGAGCTCTTCCACCGAGACCCCGACGGAAGCTGCTTCCTCTCCGACGGCCATCTCTCCCTGGCCCTCATCAAGCACCAGCTGGACGGTGACACCCCGGTGGGCATGAACCACTTCGGCTTCCACATAGCGGATACGGCGGCCACGTCCGAGGCCCTCACCGAAGCGGGCACCCCCGAACCGGCCGAACGCTTCACCAACCGCCCCTTCGCCGAGTACCGGGCCATGGACCCGGAGGGCAACTGGTTCGACCTCTCGGAACACGGCTTCGGCGGCCCCCGCCCCACACCCACCGCAGACGACTCCTGA
- a CDS encoding TerD family protein: MAVSLSKGGNVSLTKEAPGLTAVTVGLGWDVRSTTGTDFDLDASAIAVNTQGKVYSDAHFVFFNNKQTPDQTIVHTGDNRTGEGAGDDEAINVNLAGLPADIDKIVFPVSIYDAETRSQNFGQVRNAYIRILNQAGGAEIARYDLSEDAATETAMVFGELYRNGAEWKFRAVGQGYASGLVGIAQDFGVSV, encoded by the coding sequence ATGGCTGTAAGCCTGTCCAAGGGTGGCAACGTCTCGCTCACCAAGGAGGCTCCGGGCCTGACCGCCGTCACCGTGGGCCTCGGCTGGGACGTCCGCAGCACCACGGGCACCGACTTCGACCTCGACGCCTCGGCCATCGCGGTCAACACCCAGGGCAAGGTCTACTCGGACGCCCACTTCGTCTTCTTCAACAACAAGCAGACCCCGGACCAGACCATCGTCCACACCGGCGACAACCGCACGGGCGAGGGCGCGGGCGACGACGAGGCGATCAACGTCAACCTGGCGGGCCTCCCCGCCGACATCGACAAGATCGTCTTCCCGGTCTCGATCTACGACGCCGAGACCCGCTCGCAGAACTTCGGCCAGGTCCGCAACGCCTACATCCGCATCCTCAACCAGGCCGGCGGCGCCGAGATCGCGCGCTACGACCTCTCCGAGGACGCGGCGACGGAGACCGCCATGGTCTTCGGCGAGCTCTACCGCAACGGCGCGGAGTGGAAGTTCCGCGCGGTCGGCCAGGGCTACGCGTCGGGCCTCGTGGGCATCGCCCAGGACTTCGGCGTGAGCGTCTGA